In Methylococcus geothermalis, one genomic interval encodes:
- a CDS encoding type III pantothenate kinase: MKLLVDIGNSRVKWGLSEAGRWSFGGAFPTDVPYLAAECERQMAALRRPEAVLMSNVGGVLAGEIFADWCAKHWAVPVRSVRSEASALGVVSAYPDPAQLGVDRWLGLIGARRMGQGACCIVSAGTAMTVDLLDAEGRHRGGAIAPGLAMMRSALGGLEALGGPVETFDGFFCNRTGAALSSGIVHSAVGLVRESLRQAATLLGTEPELLLTGGDAETLRPHIEASCRLVPHLVIEGLHAVAEQSP, encoded by the coding sequence GTGAAGCTGCTGGTCGACATCGGCAATTCGCGGGTGAAATGGGGCCTGTCCGAGGCGGGCCGGTGGTCCTTCGGCGGAGCTTTTCCCACCGATGTGCCTTATCTGGCGGCCGAATGTGAACGTCAGATGGCGGCTCTACGGCGGCCGGAGGCTGTGCTTATGTCCAACGTCGGCGGCGTGCTGGCCGGCGAGATATTTGCGGATTGGTGCGCCAAGCACTGGGCCGTGCCGGTCCGATCAGTCCGCAGCGAGGCATCCGCCCTGGGCGTCGTCAGCGCCTATCCGGACCCGGCCCAATTGGGGGTCGACCGCTGGCTCGGCCTGATTGGCGCCAGGCGGATGGGGCAGGGGGCATGTTGTATCGTCAGTGCCGGTACCGCGATGACCGTCGACCTGTTGGACGCGGAAGGGCGGCACAGGGGGGGGGCGATCGCGCCGGGGTTGGCGATGATGCGCTCCGCCCTCGGTGGGCTGGAGGCGCTCGGCGGCCCTGTAGAAACTTTCGATGGCTTCTTCTGCAACCGGACGGGCGCGGCGCTGTCCAGCGGCATCGTCCATTCGGCTGTCGGCTTGGTCCGGGAGTCGCTGCGCCAGGCGGCAACGCTCCTCGGCACCGAGCCTGAACTCCTGCTGACCGGCGGTGATGCCGAAACGCTCCGCCCCCATATCGAGGCATCCTGCCGACTGGTGCCTCATCTCGTTATTGAAGGCTTGCATGCCGTGGCCGAGCAATCACCATGA
- a CDS encoding COX15/CtaA family protein, whose product MHVSAIPDAGLRFARIGIITIAAVYFLIMVGGIVRASGAGMGCPDWPTCFGRLIPPTDESQLPANYHEIYAERGYADTRFNPVKTWTEYVNRLIGVSIGLLIMVTLYRSLAFWKTDRAVTWLALTVFLAVGFQGWLGSAVVASNLRPVMITAHMLTAFAIVCLLIYAVTRSQRRYFAALDLSGLPPRFRTVLLTAIGMTLFQIAMGTQIRESVDVMAAAASTDRSLWRENFPLVFYVHRSFSALILGINLWLAWTMVKALPSGSLYARFGKTLAGLVVAAIAAGVTLDRLGFPAIAQPLHLVLANLIFGVQFFLYVAYRYAGH is encoded by the coding sequence ATGCATGTCAGCGCCATCCCCGACGCAGGTCTCCGCTTCGCCCGAATCGGCATCATCACCATCGCCGCCGTCTATTTCCTGATCATGGTGGGCGGCATCGTCAGAGCCTCGGGCGCCGGCATGGGCTGCCCGGATTGGCCAACCTGCTTCGGCCGGCTGATTCCGCCGACCGACGAATCCCAGCTCCCGGCCAATTACCATGAAATCTATGCCGAGCGCGGCTATGCCGATACCCGCTTCAATCCGGTCAAGACCTGGACCGAGTACGTCAACCGCCTGATCGGCGTCAGCATCGGCCTGCTCATCATGGTCACCCTGTACCGCTCCCTCGCCTTCTGGAAAACCGACCGGGCCGTGACCTGGCTGGCCCTGACCGTCTTCCTGGCGGTGGGCTTCCAGGGCTGGCTCGGCTCCGCCGTGGTCGCCAGCAATCTGCGGCCCGTCATGATCACGGCGCACATGCTGACGGCCTTCGCGATCGTCTGCCTGCTGATCTATGCGGTGACGCGTTCGCAGCGCCGCTATTTCGCGGCGCTGGATCTGTCGGGGCTGCCCCCGCGCTTCCGCACCGTTCTGCTGACCGCGATAGGCATGACCCTGTTCCAGATCGCCATGGGCACCCAGATCCGCGAGTCGGTGGACGTCATGGCCGCGGCCGCCTCGACGGACCGCAGCCTATGGCGCGAGAACTTCCCTCTCGTCTTCTACGTCCACCGCTCGTTCTCCGCCCTCATCCTCGGGATCAACCTGTGGCTGGCCTGGACGATGGTCAAGGCGCTGCCTTCAGGCTCGCTCTATGCCCGGTTCGGAAAGACTCTCGCGGGCCTCGTCGTCGCTGCCATTGCCGCCGGCGTGACCTTGGACCGGCTCGGTTTCCCGGCCATCGCCCAGCCGCTGCATCTGGTCCTGGCAAACCTGATCTTCGGCGTGCAGTTTTTCCTCTATGTCGCCTACCGCTACGCCGGCCATTAA
- a CDS encoding FmdB family zinc ribbon protein: MPIYEYQCKSCGHNLEAMQKVSDAPLTDCPACGKPELAKQVSAAGFRLKGGGWYETDFKGSKDKKKNLAGDSKPNPESKSPDSAAASSKPAAKEA, from the coding sequence ATGCCGATTTACGAATACCAGTGCAAATCCTGCGGCCACAACCTGGAGGCCATGCAGAAGGTCAGTGACGCGCCGTTGACGGATTGCCCGGCCTGCGGTAAGCCGGAGCTGGCCAAGCAAGTTTCCGCCGCCGGTTTCCGGCTCAAGGGCGGCGGGTGGTACGAAACCGACTTCAAGGGCAGCAAGGACAAAAAGAAGAATCTGGCCGGCGATTCCAAGCCGAATCCGGAAAGCAAGTCCCCGGATAGCGCCGCTGCGTCCAGCAAGCCGGCAGCCAAGGAGGCGTGA
- the aspS gene encoding aspartate--tRNA ligase, with translation MRSHRCGEVNESLLGEEVQLCGWVHRRRDHGGVIFVDLRDREGLVQVVFDPDYQASFKLAETVRSEYVIRVVGKVRSRPEGTENPNLKSGKVEVLASSLEILNRSETPPFPIESDIEVNEEMRLRYRYIDLRRPVMQQRMRMRRDITRFLRNFLDHHGFYEIETPFLTKATPEGARDYLVPSRTHPHSFFALPQSPQLYKQLLMISGMDRYYQVVRCFRDEDLRADRQPEFTQLDIETSFMNEDQIMSLAEAMIRDLFREVLNEALPDPFPRITYAEAMRRYASDKPDLRIPLELVDIADLMAGVEFKVFAGPAADPEGRVVALKVPGGCDISRKDIDDLTRFVGIYGAKGLAYVKVNDLGAGLEGLQSPILKFMPEATIRGILERTEAQSGDLIFFGADKARVVNESMGALRVKLGQDRGLVEPGWRPLWVTDFPMFEWDEKSGRWMALHHPFTAPNCSEEELKRSPGTALSRAYDMVLNGTEIGGGSVRIHRTEMQQTVFGLLGIGEEEARQKFGFLLNALRYGCPPHGGLAFGLDRLVMLMSGASSIREVMAFPKTQSAWCPLIDAPAQVNDAQLHELGIRLRKNPATEGGSTPAA, from the coding sequence ATGCGCAGTCACCGTTGCGGGGAAGTGAATGAGAGCCTTCTGGGCGAGGAAGTCCAGTTGTGCGGATGGGTACACCGCCGACGCGATCATGGCGGGGTGATTTTCGTCGACCTGCGGGACCGGGAAGGACTGGTCCAGGTCGTGTTCGATCCGGACTACCAGGCATCCTTCAAGCTCGCCGAGACGGTCCGCAGCGAGTACGTCATCCGCGTGGTGGGCAAGGTCCGCAGCCGCCCCGAGGGGACGGAGAACCCCAACCTCAAGAGCGGCAAGGTCGAAGTGCTGGCCAGTTCGCTGGAAATCCTCAATCGTTCGGAAACCCCGCCGTTCCCCATCGAAAGCGACATCGAGGTGAACGAGGAGATGCGGCTGCGCTACCGCTACATCGACCTGCGCCGGCCGGTGATGCAGCAGCGCATGCGGATGCGCCGGGACATCACCCGCTTCCTGCGCAATTTCCTGGATCATCACGGTTTCTACGAGATCGAGACGCCGTTCCTGACCAAAGCCACGCCGGAAGGCGCGCGCGACTACCTGGTGCCCAGCCGCACCCATCCGCATTCGTTCTTCGCCCTGCCGCAGTCGCCGCAGCTCTACAAACAGCTGCTGATGATCTCCGGCATGGACCGCTATTACCAGGTCGTGCGCTGCTTTCGCGACGAGGATCTGCGGGCCGACCGCCAGCCGGAATTCACCCAGCTCGATATCGAAACCTCGTTCATGAACGAGGACCAGATCATGTCCCTCGCGGAGGCGATGATTCGCGACCTGTTCCGCGAAGTGTTGAACGAAGCGCTGCCGGACCCGTTCCCGCGCATCACCTATGCCGAAGCCATGCGCCGGTATGCCTCGGACAAGCCGGATTTGCGCATTCCGCTGGAGCTGGTGGACATCGCCGATCTCATGGCTGGCGTGGAGTTCAAGGTGTTCGCCGGGCCTGCCGCGGACCCCGAAGGCCGCGTGGTGGCGCTCAAGGTGCCGGGCGGCTGCGACATCTCGCGCAAGGACATCGACGACCTGACCCGCTTCGTCGGCATCTATGGCGCCAAGGGCCTGGCCTATGTCAAGGTGAACGACCTCGGCGCAGGGCTGGAGGGCCTGCAGTCGCCGATCCTCAAGTTCATGCCGGAAGCCACGATCCGCGGCATCCTGGAACGCACCGAAGCGCAAAGCGGCGACCTGATCTTCTTTGGCGCCGACAAGGCGCGCGTCGTCAACGAATCCATGGGCGCGTTGCGGGTGAAGCTGGGACAGGACCGCGGCCTGGTCGAGCCGGGCTGGCGGCCGCTGTGGGTCACCGATTTCCCCATGTTCGAGTGGGACGAGAAATCCGGCCGCTGGATGGCTTTGCATCATCCCTTCACCGCCCCCAACTGTTCGGAGGAAGAATTGAAGCGGAGCCCCGGAACGGCCTTGTCCCGCGCCTACGACATGGTGCTCAATGGCACCGAGATCGGCGGCGGTTCGGTGCGTATCCACCGCACCGAGATGCAGCAGACCGTGTTCGGCCTGCTGGGCATCGGCGAAGAGGAAGCACGGCAGAAGTTCGGTTTCCTGCTCAACGCCCTGCGCTACGGCTGTCCGCCCCATGGCGGCCTGGCCTTCGGCCTGGACCGCCTGGTCATGCTGATGTCCGGCGCATCCTCCATCCGCGAAGTGATGGCCTTCCCCAAGACCCAGTCAGCCTGGTGCCCGCTGATCGACGCCCCGGCCCAGGTCAACGACGCCCAGTTGCACGAACTCGGCATCCGGCTGCGGAAGAATCCGGCCACGGAAGGCGGAAGTACACCGGCCGCTTGA
- a CDS encoding putative bifunctional diguanylate cyclase/phosphodiesterase, translating to MTLIIILGKYLWLAGILASIVMSEVVTAAMGLLLKGEVTFDYLATGMVAAFLVSGIVVAGTMKMEELERRRQEEVAKNRALRASERRYRTLIEVANDAILVTDAETGTLVDCNRQAEVLLGMSRNEIIGQHLSNLHETGKDLEEAETDCISRLLRGKTGTIELSLIRADGTSIPVEVSSSAFEMDGRRYVHGAFRDITQRREAEDRIKHLAHHDPLTNLPNRVFLHGRLEQAVEFARREQKQVAVMFIDLDNFKRINDTLGHRIGDALLEQVAGRLTENVHGSQVVGRLGGDEFLVVITGNHVSTTATAMAKRILESICRPYTVEDYQLHSGASIGIAVYPADGNSAETLMKHADAAMYHAKSKGRNTFEFFSQAINRGVRERLEIENGLRDALKHGAFRLHYQPQVDLATGSIRSVEALLRWRHPVLGVITPDRFIPIAEETKLILPLGLWVLDRACHQLRTWRNDGIAGIRMAINVSVKQLQDEAFFEALGSIVERHGLSGSDIELEITESAIMENLSRVQAILKSLRDYGITLSIDDFGTGYSSLGRLKLLPIQSLKIDRSFVRDIETDQGNAKICDGIIALGHSLGLKIIAEGVETAAQKVRLQDAGCDAIQGFLIAKPLPADEAAKLISRVNAIT from the coding sequence GTGACACTCATCATCATTTTGGGGAAATATCTGTGGCTAGCCGGCATTCTGGCTTCCATAGTGATGTCCGAAGTCGTCACCGCAGCGATGGGTTTGCTCCTCAAAGGAGAAGTCACTTTCGACTATCTGGCCACCGGCATGGTGGCCGCTTTCCTGGTATCAGGCATCGTGGTCGCCGGCACCATGAAGATGGAGGAACTGGAACGGCGGCGGCAGGAGGAGGTCGCCAAGAATCGCGCGCTCCGCGCCAGCGAGCGGCGCTACCGTACATTGATCGAAGTCGCCAACGACGCCATCCTGGTCACCGACGCCGAAACCGGAACCCTCGTCGATTGCAACCGGCAGGCCGAGGTACTGCTGGGTATGTCCCGCAACGAAATCATCGGACAACACCTGAGCAACCTGCACGAGACCGGCAAAGACCTCGAGGAGGCGGAAACCGATTGCATCAGCCGTCTGCTGCGAGGCAAGACCGGCACCATCGAACTATCGCTGATCAGGGCCGACGGCACCAGCATTCCGGTCGAAGTCAGCAGCAGCGCCTTTGAAATGGACGGGCGGCGCTATGTCCATGGCGCATTCCGCGACATCACCCAGCGAAGGGAAGCCGAAGACCGGATCAAGCATCTGGCCCATCACGACCCGCTGACCAATCTGCCCAACCGCGTTTTCCTGCATGGCCGTCTCGAACAGGCCGTTGAATTCGCCAGGCGGGAACAGAAGCAGGTCGCGGTGATGTTCATCGACCTGGACAATTTCAAGAGGATCAACGACACCTTGGGCCACCGGATCGGCGATGCGCTGCTGGAACAGGTCGCAGGGCGACTGACCGAAAACGTGCATGGCAGCCAGGTGGTCGGACGGCTGGGCGGCGACGAGTTCCTCGTCGTGATCACCGGCAATCATGTCTCGACGACCGCAACGGCCATGGCGAAGCGAATCCTGGAGAGCATCTGCCGGCCCTATACGGTCGAGGACTACCAATTGCATTCCGGCGCAAGCATAGGCATCGCCGTGTATCCCGCCGACGGAAACAGCGCCGAGACCCTGATGAAACACGCGGACGCCGCGATGTACCATGCCAAATCCAAGGGCCGCAACACGTTCGAATTCTTCAGCCAAGCCATCAATCGCGGCGTCAGGGAACGGCTCGAAATCGAAAACGGCCTGCGGGACGCACTGAAACACGGCGCTTTCAGACTCCATTACCAACCCCAGGTCGATCTGGCCACCGGCTCCATCCGCAGCGTCGAAGCGCTGCTGCGGTGGCGTCACCCGGTGCTGGGAGTCATCACTCCCGACCGGTTCATCCCCATTGCCGAGGAAACAAAGCTGATTCTGCCGCTGGGCCTGTGGGTCCTAGACCGCGCATGCCATCAGTTGCGAACCTGGCGGAACGACGGCATTGCGGGCATACGCATGGCCATCAACGTTTCCGTGAAACAGTTGCAGGACGAGGCTTTTTTCGAAGCCTTGGGCTCGATCGTCGAACGCCACGGCTTGTCCGGCTCCGATATCGAACTCGAAATCACCGAGTCGGCCATCATGGAAAACCTGAGCCGGGTTCAGGCGATATTGAAATCGCTGCGGGATTACGGAATCACGCTCTCCATCGACGATTTCGGGACCGGCTATTCTTCCCTGGGCCGGCTCAAACTCCTGCCCATCCAAAGTCTGAAAATCGATCGCTCCTTCGTCCGGGACATCGAAACCGACCAGGGAAATGCCAAGATTTGCGACGGCATCATCGCACTCGGCCACAGCCTGGGACTGAAGATCATCGCCGAAGGTGTCGAGACGGCAGCGCAAAAGGTCCGGCTGCAAGACGCCGGCTGCGACGCGATTCAAGGCTTCCTCATCGCTAAACCGCTGCCTGCGGACGAAGCCGCCAAACTCATCAGCCGAGTCAACGCGATCACCTGA